In the Phaseolus vulgaris cultivar G19833 chromosome 7, P. vulgaris v2.0, whole genome shotgun sequence genome, one interval contains:
- the LOC137828044 gene encoding protein PHLOEM UNLOADING MODULATOR translates to MRWPAKNAGLAIAAMSYITVDYLRHLSPTWHSWLQPALWSLLALAAVVRVPSYRHWSAEFRSAIPFVASMLFMLSALLFEALSVRSVTAVLGLDWHRNTPPLPDTGQWFLLALNEKLPSPIVKILRARIIGLHHFLMLFMMLAFSVLFDSVKAPGLGLGARYMFTMGVGRLLRAITFASTILPSARPWCAGSRFRVPGYPHPWAQKYYVPYATDHDAISRVIKLDTAYVDIGKPVGDYQPDWGSMNFLIDFLRPTVSEGPSWYNLLKKAGGGCNDLLYSGHMLVAVLTAMAWTEAYGGFSSALVWLLLMHSAQREIRERHHYTVDCIVAIYVGILLWKMTGFIWSHEATSSNRSLTKLETIQSRLIQASKDSDMDRVRELLKEIELSSEERKDPTGIKYARLFRSATIVFALTVVVLAFILTSDG, encoded by the exons ATGCGGTGGCCGGCGAAGAACGCCGGCCTGGCCATAGCCGCCATGTCCTACATCACCGTCGACTACCTGCGCCACCTGTCCCCGACGTGGCACTCTTGGCTGCAACCGGCGCTGTGGTCCCTCCTCGCCCTCGCCGCTGTGGTCCGCGTCCCCTCCTACCGTCACTGGTCCGCCGAGTTCCGTTCGGCGATTCCGTTCGTCGCCTCCATGCTCTTCATGCTTTCCGCACTTCTCTTTGAAGCCCTCTCCGTCCGCTCCGTCACCGCCGTCCTCGGCCTCGACTGGCACCG GAATACACCTCCGCTTCCAGATACGGGTCAATGGTTTCTATTGGCATTAAATGAGAAACTTCCCAGTCCTATTGTTAAGATATTAAGAGCTCGAATCATAGGACTGCACCATTTCTTGATGTTGTTTATGATGCTGGCGTTCTCGGTGCTATTTGATTCTGTGAAAGCTCCGGGCCTCGGATTAGGGGCTAGATATATGTTTACCATGGGAGTTGGCCGCCTTCTTCGTGCCATAACTTTTGCGTCTACAATTTTGCCATCAGCCCGTCCTTGGTGTGCTGGTTCTCGGTTCAGAGTTCCGGGGTATCCTCATCCTTGGGCCCAGAAGTATTATGTTCCCTATGCTACAGATCATGATGCTATCAGCCGGGTGATAAAGCTAGATACAGCTTATG ttGACATTGGAAAACCAGTTGGTGACTACCAGCCAGATTGGGGTTCAATGAACTTTCTGATTGATTTTTTGCGACCCACTGTGTCCGAAGGACCTTCATGGTACAATCTGTTAAAGAAAGCTGGAGGTGGCTGCAATGATCTCCTATACAGCGGCCACATGCTTGTTGCCGTACTCACAGCCATGGCTTGGACA GAAGCATATGGAGGTTTCAGTTCTGCTCTTGTATGGCTTCTTTTGATGCATAGTGCCCAAAGAGAAATACGAGAACGTCATCATTACACTGTAGACTGCATTGTAGCCATCTATGTAGGGATCCTCTTGTGGAAGATGACGGGTTTTATATGGTCACATGAGGCTACGTCAAGTAATAGGAGTCTGACCAAGCTGGAGACGATTCAAAGCAGACTAATCCAAGCTTCAAAAGACTCGGACATGGACAGAGTGAGGGAGCTTCTCAAAGAGATTGAGTTAAGCA